A genomic stretch from Pseudomonas alkylphenolica includes:
- the cfaB gene encoding C17 cyclopropane fatty acid synthase CfaB, which yields MLAQLPPVLQSLRLPLRLKLWDGHEFDLGPKPQVTIVVKDPQLISQFTHPSLEELGAAFVEGKLELEGTIGEVIRVCDELSEALLKHEVDDQPVRSEHDKETDAAAISYHYDLSNDFYQLWLDRDMAYSCAYFKTEQDTLEQAQQNKFEHLCRKLRLQKGDYLLDVGCGWGGLSRFAAREFGAKVLGITLSKEQLKLGRQRVKDEGLQNQVKLQILDYRDIPQDGRFDKVVSVGMFEHVGHANLALYSERLFGAVREGGLVMNHGITAKHVDGRPVGRGAGSFIGRYVFPHGELPHLSMIAASISHAGLEIVDVESLRLHYARTLKHWSDRLESQLQAASTLVPERALRIWRLYLAGCSYAFAKGWINLHQILAVKPYADGHHDLPLTREDLYR from the coding sequence ATGCTTGCGCAACTTCCGCCCGTTCTGCAAAGCCTGCGATTACCCCTGCGCCTGAAGCTGTGGGATGGCCATGAGTTCGATCTGGGTCCTAAGCCCCAGGTCACTATCGTGGTAAAGGATCCGCAGCTGATCAGCCAATTTACCCATCCGAGCCTGGAAGAACTGGGTGCGGCCTTCGTCGAAGGCAAGCTGGAACTGGAGGGCACCATCGGTGAGGTGATCCGGGTTTGCGATGAGCTCAGCGAAGCCTTGCTCAAGCATGAAGTCGATGACCAGCCAGTACGCAGCGAGCATGACAAGGAAACTGACGCGGCGGCGATTTCCTATCACTACGACCTGTCCAACGATTTCTACCAGCTGTGGCTGGACCGCGACATGGCCTATTCCTGCGCCTACTTCAAAACCGAGCAGGACACCCTTGAGCAGGCCCAGCAGAACAAGTTCGAGCACCTGTGCCGCAAGCTGCGCTTGCAGAAGGGGGACTACCTGCTCGATGTCGGCTGTGGTTGGGGTGGGTTGTCGCGTTTTGCCGCCCGGGAGTTTGGCGCCAAGGTGTTAGGTATCACCCTGAGCAAAGAGCAGCTCAAGCTCGGCCGCCAACGGGTCAAGGACGAAGGTCTGCAAAACCAGGTGAAGCTGCAGATTCTCGACTACCGCGACATTCCTCAGGATGGCCGCTTCGACAAGGTGGTCAGTGTCGGCATGTTCGAGCATGTCGGCCATGCCAACCTGGCGCTGTACTCTGAGCGTCTGTTCGGTGCCGTGCGCGAAGGTGGTCTGGTGATGAACCACGGCATCACCGCCAAGCATGTGGACGGGCGTCCGGTAGGGCGGGGTGCCGGGAGTTTCATCGGACGCTATGTGTTCCCTCACGGCGAGCTGCCGCACTTGTCGATGATCGCTGCCAGCATCAGCCATGCCGGTCTTGAGATTGTCGATGTCGAGAGCCTGCGCCTGCACTACGCGCGCACGCTCAAGCACTGGAGCGACCGCCTGGAAAGCCAGTTACAAGCAGCCTCGACGCTGGTGCCGGAAAGGGCCCTGCGGATCTGGCGCCTGTACCTGGCTGGCTGTTCCTACGCCTTCGCCAAGGGCTGGATCAACCTGCACCAGATCCTCGCGGTCAAACCTTATGCCGACGGCCATCATGACCTGCCGCTGACCCGCGAGGACCTCTATCGCTGA
- a CDS encoding acyl-CoA thioesterase, with amino-acid sequence MEPGNAQLSMTVLMTPDMANFSGNVHGGTLLKYLDEVAYACASRYAGRYVVTLSVDQVVFREPVHVGELVTFLASVNYTGNTSMEVGIKVVTENIRERSVRHSNSCFFTMVAVDDDRKPVAVPPRQPESSEEKRRFLQGKQRRQIRQELEKRYQELKGDTL; translated from the coding sequence ATGGAACCTGGAAACGCCCAGCTGTCGATGACCGTCCTGATGACCCCGGACATGGCCAACTTTTCTGGCAACGTTCATGGCGGCACACTGCTGAAATACCTCGATGAAGTCGCCTATGCCTGCGCCAGCCGCTATGCCGGGCGTTACGTGGTGACCCTGTCGGTAGACCAGGTGGTCTTTCGCGAGCCGGTACATGTCGGCGAGCTGGTGACCTTTCTTGCCTCGGTCAACTACACCGGCAACACCTCGATGGAAGTCGGCATCAAGGTGGTCACCGAAAACATTCGCGAGCGTTCGGTACGCCACAGCAACAGCTGTTTTTTCACCATGGTCGCCGTCGATGACGACCGCAAGCCTGTAGCGGTACCGCCGCGCCAGCCGGAAAGCAGCGAAGAAAAGCGCCGCTTCCTGCAAGGCAAGCAGCGCCGGCAGATTCGCCAGGAGCTGGAAAAACGCTACCAGGAGCTCAAGGGCGACACGCTTTAA
- a CDS encoding CobW family GTP-binding protein, whose amino-acid sequence MLQNIPTHVIAGPLGAGKTSLIRQLMAQRPVNERWAILINEFGQIGLDAALLSTDDQGIAMGEVAGGCLCCVNGAPFQVGLGRLLRKAKPHRLFIEPSGLGHPLQLLEQLRQPPWRGVLAVQPAVMVLDAEQLAAGSALPEAQQDALADAGLLVLNKSQGLDDEKRLWITSQLPRQPLYWTEQGRLPLSELPTQVFAPGETASVDKLVLPNTTGPTAALWINPQEPICSIQDAAEGWSIGWRWHPQQRFERSRLEQLLRDFDWRRAKLVIHSPQGWQSINAVGGQGDLHWQPSEWRRDSRIELIFTSAQDQKLLQQAMQACRL is encoded by the coding sequence ATGCTGCAGAACATCCCTACCCACGTTATTGCCGGACCTTTGGGGGCCGGCAAAACCAGCCTTATCCGTCAGCTAATGGCCCAGCGACCGGTAAACGAGCGCTGGGCCATTCTGATCAACGAGTTCGGTCAGATCGGCCTGGATGCGGCGTTGCTGAGTACCGATGATCAGGGTATCGCCATGGGCGAGGTGGCGGGTGGCTGTCTGTGTTGCGTCAACGGTGCGCCTTTTCAGGTCGGACTGGGGCGTTTACTGCGCAAAGCTAAACCGCACCGGTTGTTTATCGAACCTTCGGGGTTGGGGCATCCACTGCAATTGCTGGAGCAACTTCGGCAGCCGCCATGGCGTGGGGTATTGGCTGTACAACCAGCGGTCATGGTGCTGGATGCCGAGCAACTTGCAGCGGGCAGTGCTTTACCTGAGGCGCAGCAGGACGCGTTGGCCGACGCAGGCCTGCTGGTGCTGAATAAATCCCAAGGGCTTGATGATGAAAAGCGCTTGTGGATAACTTCACAGCTGCCCCGTCAGCCGCTGTACTGGACCGAACAGGGGCGATTGCCGTTATCGGAGTTGCCCACCCAGGTGTTTGCACCGGGTGAAACCGCGTCTGTGGATAAGCTGGTTTTGCCCAATACAACCGGGCCTACGGCGGCCCTGTGGATAAATCCACAGGAGCCAATCTGCAGCATTCAGGACGCTGCCGAGGGCTGGAGTATCGGCTGGCGCTGGCATCCGCAGCAGAGGTTCGAACGTTCGCGTCTCGAACAGTTGCTGCGTGACTTCGACTGGCGCCGGGCCAAACTGGTTATCCACAGCCCGCAAGGTTGGCAGTCGATCAACGCGGTAGGCGGGCAGGGCGATCTGCACTGGCAACCCAGCGAATGGCGTCGTGACTCGCGCATCGAGCTGATTTTCACCAGCGCACAGGATCAAAAGCTGCTGCAGCAAGCCATGCAGGCTTGCCGGCTCTAG
- the cls gene encoding cardiolipin synthase, giving the protein MDYHSPYFFGYLIGALHLLGAIAAMHAVLTVRTAQGAIAWALSLLFIPYFTLIPYLVFGSRTFDAYIQARRQANREMHVAMADLNWRPWVDEALAARNSESYGALRAMPRLGRMPYLANNQVRLLIDGKATFDAIFAAIEQARDTVLVQFFIIHDDKLGRALQALLLKKAAEGVNIYVLYDRVGSHALPASYSQKLRDGGVNIRAFATRRGWFNRFQVNFRNHRKIVVVDGVQGFLGGHNVGDEYLGEKPRLSPWRDTHVQVSGPVLACLQESFAEDWFWAARKLPPLILPDTYPEDGVLCQVLASGPADPQETCSLFFVEAIHSARERLWITSPYFIPDEAVAAALRLAVFRGVDVRILLPSRADHRIVYAASSLYAFEAVRAGVRMFRYGPGFLHQKVVLIDNEISAIGSANLDNRSFRLNFEVMLLTVDRDFADQVEAMLIHDFDQAREISAEDSQDTHRLQLLGMRIARLISPIL; this is encoded by the coding sequence ATGGATTACCACAGCCCCTACTTCTTCGGTTACCTGATCGGTGCCCTGCACTTGCTTGGTGCCATCGCCGCCATGCATGCGGTGCTCACCGTGCGCACTGCCCAGGGTGCAATTGCCTGGGCCTTGTCGCTGCTGTTTATCCCCTACTTCACCTTGATCCCTTACCTGGTATTTGGCAGTCGTACCTTCGACGCCTACATCCAGGCGCGACGCCAGGCCAACCGCGAAATGCATGTGGCCATGGCCGACCTCAACTGGCGACCATGGGTCGATGAAGCGCTGGCAGCACGCAACTCCGAATCCTATGGCGCACTTCGGGCCATGCCCAGGTTGGGGCGGATGCCGTATCTGGCGAACAACCAGGTGCGCCTGCTGATCGACGGCAAGGCAACTTTCGACGCGATCTTCGCCGCCATCGAGCAAGCACGTGACACGGTGCTGGTGCAGTTCTTCATCATCCATGACGACAAGCTGGGGCGCGCCTTGCAAGCCCTGCTGCTGAAGAAAGCCGCCGAAGGGGTAAACATCTATGTGCTGTACGACCGGGTCGGCAGCCACGCCCTGCCCGCCAGCTACAGTCAAAAACTGCGCGACGGTGGTGTGAACATCCGCGCCTTCGCCACGCGCCGTGGTTGGTTCAACCGCTTTCAGGTCAACTTCCGCAACCACCGCAAGATCGTCGTGGTCGATGGCGTGCAGGGTTTTCTCGGCGGGCACAACGTCGGCGACGAGTACCTGGGCGAAAAGCCCAGGCTCTCACCCTGGCGCGATACCCATGTGCAAGTCAGCGGCCCGGTGCTGGCCTGCCTGCAGGAATCTTTTGCCGAGGACTGGTTCTGGGCCGCACGCAAACTGCCGCCGCTGATCCTGCCGGACACCTACCCCGAAGATGGCGTGCTCTGTCAGGTACTGGCCAGTGGTCCGGCCGACCCTCAGGAAACCTGCTCGCTGTTCTTCGTCGAAGCCATCCATTCGGCAAGGGAGCGGCTGTGGATTACCAGCCCCTACTTCATTCCTGATGAGGCGGTGGCCGCCGCACTACGCCTGGCCGTATTTCGCGGAGTGGATGTACGTATCCTTTTGCCGTCGCGTGCGGACCATCGCATCGTCTATGCGGCATCCAGCCTCTATGCCTTCGAAGCGGTGCGCGCCGGGGTAAGGATGTTCCGCTATGGTCCGGGTTTCCTGCACCAGAAGGTGGTGCTGATCGACAACGAGATCAGCGCCATCGGCAGCGCCAACCTCGACAACCGTTCGTTCCGCCTGAACTTCGAAGTGATGCTGCTGACGGTCGACCGCGACTTCGCCGATCAGGTCGAAGCCATGCTCATCCATGACTTCGACCAGGCCAGGGAGATCAGTGCCGAGGACAGCCAGGACACCCACCGCCTACAACTATTGGGCATGCGTATCGCCCGGCTGATTTCACCGATTCTCTAA
- the pdxY gene encoding pyridoxal kinase PdxY — protein MKRTPHLLAIQSHVVFGHAGNGAAVFPMQRVGVNVWALNTVQFSNHTQYGQWTGEVLAPAQIPALVEGIAAIGELGNCDAVLSGYMGSAEQGRAILSGVARIKAANPKALYLCDPVMGHPEKGCIVPAEVSRFLLEEALAAADVLCPNQLELDSFCDRRPESLEDCVTMARSLLERGPKAVLVKHLAYPGRGADDFEMLLVTAEGSWHLRRPLLAFPRQPVGVGDLTSGLFLARLLLGDSCLAAFEFTAAAVHEVLLETQACASYELELVRAQDRIVHPRVRFEARRLSC, from the coding sequence ATGAAACGTACGCCGCATCTGCTCGCCATCCAGTCCCATGTAGTTTTCGGCCATGCCGGTAATGGCGCGGCAGTGTTCCCGATGCAGCGGGTCGGTGTGAATGTCTGGGCACTCAATACCGTGCAGTTCTCCAATCACACTCAGTATGGCCAGTGGACGGGAGAAGTGCTTGCGCCTGCTCAAATTCCCGCACTGGTCGAGGGCATTGCCGCGATCGGCGAGTTGGGTAATTGCGATGCGGTGTTGTCCGGCTATATGGGCAGCGCCGAGCAGGGACGCGCGATCCTCAGTGGCGTAGCGCGGATCAAGGCGGCCAACCCCAAGGCCTTGTACCTGTGTGACCCGGTCATGGGGCATCCGGAAAAGGGCTGCATCGTACCGGCCGAAGTCAGCCGCTTTCTGCTTGAAGAAGCGTTGGCCGCCGCTGATGTGTTATGCCCGAATCAGCTGGAACTGGACAGTTTCTGTGATCGCCGGCCGGAGTCCCTGGAAGATTGTGTGACCATGGCTCGCAGCCTGCTGGAACGTGGGCCGAAAGCGGTACTGGTCAAGCACCTGGCTTATCCAGGCCGCGGGGCGGATGATTTCGAGATGCTGTTGGTCACTGCCGAAGGCAGCTGGCACCTACGCCGGCCGCTGCTGGCCTTCCCGCGTCAACCCGTGGGCGTGGGCGACCTGACGTCAGGGCTGTTCCTGGCGCGCCTGCTGCTGGGCGATAGCTGCCTGGCAGCGTTCGAATTCACCGCCGCCGCCGTCCATGAAGTACTGCTCGAAACCCAGGCCTGCGCCAGCTACGAACTCGAGCTGGTGCGGGCCCAGGACCGCATCGTGCATCCACGGGTGCGCTTCGAGGCTCGGCGCCTGAGCTGTTAA
- the folE2 gene encoding GTP cyclohydrolase FolE2: MTALTLPDIAAQAIHTSLPLDWVGMCNIALPVLFDGSTLRASADAGVSLDDGSSRGIHMSRLYLALEVFEQQPLTPLLIHQVLDTFLESHAGISAGAYLNLHFELMLKRPALISPLAGWKAYPVSLSAQLKDEVFHVELKVQLDYSSTCPCSAALARQLIQQQFLTDFGNRSLSHEAVLDWLGSAQGVVATPHSQRSVAQLQIRLKQGVSELPIKALIDQAETALGTAVQTAVKRADEQAFALANGQNLMFCEDAARRLHLALQHLTWLSGFSLRVEHAESLHAHDAVAHSQWHW, translated from the coding sequence ATGACTGCCCTGACGCTTCCTGATATTGCCGCGCAAGCCATTCACACCTCCTTGCCCCTGGACTGGGTTGGCATGTGCAACATTGCTTTGCCGGTGTTGTTTGATGGCAGCACCTTGCGAGCAAGTGCCGACGCGGGCGTCAGCCTGGACGATGGCAGCTCACGCGGTATCCACATGTCACGCTTGTATCTGGCACTGGAGGTGTTCGAACAGCAGCCTTTAACACCTCTGCTCATTCACCAGGTGCTGGATACTTTTCTGGAAAGCCACGCAGGAATATCCGCAGGCGCTTACTTGAATTTGCACTTCGAACTCATGCTCAAACGTCCGGCATTGATCAGCCCGTTGGCGGGGTGGAAAGCCTATCCAGTCAGCCTTTCTGCACAGCTAAAAGACGAAGTGTTCCACGTGGAACTAAAAGTGCAGCTGGATTACTCCTCCACCTGCCCTTGCTCTGCTGCCCTGGCCAGGCAATTGATTCAACAGCAATTCCTCACCGATTTCGGCAACCGTAGCCTCAGCCATGAGGCTGTACTTGACTGGTTGGGCAGCGCCCAGGGTGTGGTGGCAACGCCTCACAGCCAACGCAGTGTGGCGCAATTGCAGATACGCTTGAAGCAAGGGGTCAGCGAGCTGCCGATCAAGGCACTGATCGATCAGGCGGAGACGGCACTCGGCACCGCCGTGCAAACTGCGGTGAAGCGCGCAGACGAACAAGCCTTTGCCTTGGCCAACGGTCAGAACCTGATGTTCTGTGAAGACGCCGCTCGCCGTCTGCACCTGGCCCTGCAACACCTGACCTGGCTGAGCGGCTTCAGCCTGCGCGTGGAACATGCAGAGAGTCTGCATGCCCACGATGCGGTTGCTCACAGCCAGTGGCACTGGTAA
- the zigA gene encoding zinc metallochaperone GTPase ZigA codes for MPNRLPVTVLSGFLGAGKSTLLNHVLRNRENLRVAVIVNDMSEINIDASEVQRNVSLNRAEEKLVEMSNGCICCTLREDLLEEVGRLAREGRFDYLLIESTGISEPLPVAETFTFRDEQGRSLADQARLDTMVTVVDGLNFLRDYQAAESLASHGETLGEDDQRSISDLLIEQVEFADVILLSKIDLISSHERKELCAILRSLNAHARIVPMLMGQVPLTSILNTGLFDFERAAEAPGWLQELRGEHVPETEEYGIAASTWQARRPLHPQRFFDFIHNAWSNGRLLRSKGFFWLASKHQEAGSWSQAGGMMRYGFAGRWWRFVPRQHWPQDEQSTAAILNNWTAECGDCRQELVFIGQNIDFTQLKTDLDACLLSDAEMAEGAESWCQLADPFGPWHDEEAA; via the coding sequence ATGCCCAACCGCCTTCCCGTCACCGTGCTTTCCGGCTTTCTGGGTGCCGGCAAAAGCACCCTGCTCAACCATGTCCTGCGCAACCGCGAGAACCTGCGGGTGGCAGTGATCGTCAACGACATGAGTGAAATCAACATCGATGCCAGCGAGGTGCAACGCAATGTCAGCCTCAACCGCGCTGAAGAAAAACTGGTGGAGATGAGCAACGGCTGCATCTGCTGCACCCTGCGTGAGGACTTGCTTGAAGAGGTTGGCCGGCTGGCGCGCGAGGGCCGCTTTGACTACCTGCTGATCGAGTCCACCGGCATCTCCGAACCGTTACCGGTTGCCGAGACATTTACCTTCCGTGATGAGCAAGGCCGCAGCCTGGCCGATCAGGCGCGGCTGGACACCATGGTCACGGTTGTCGACGGGTTGAACTTCCTGCGTGATTACCAGGCGGCAGAAAGCCTGGCCAGTCATGGCGAAACCCTGGGCGAGGACGACCAGCGTTCGATCAGCGACCTGCTGATCGAACAAGTGGAGTTTGCCGATGTGATCCTGCTCAGCAAGATCGACCTGATCAGCAGCCATGAGCGCAAAGAACTCTGCGCCATCCTGCGCAGCCTCAATGCCCATGCGCGGATCGTACCGATGCTCATGGGCCAGGTGCCTTTGACGTCGATCCTCAATACCGGCCTGTTCGATTTCGAGCGTGCCGCCGAGGCCCCGGGATGGCTGCAGGAACTGCGCGGAGAGCATGTGCCGGAAACCGAGGAGTACGGTATCGCCGCCAGCACCTGGCAAGCCCGTCGTCCGCTGCATCCACAGCGCTTCTTCGACTTTATCCACAACGCGTGGAGTAATGGCCGCTTGCTGCGCTCGAAAGGGTTCTTCTGGCTGGCCAGCAAGCATCAGGAGGCCGGCAGCTGGTCGCAGGCCGGGGGCATGATGCGTTACGGTTTTGCCGGACGCTGGTGGCGCTTTGTGCCGCGTCAGCACTGGCCGCAAGATGAACAGAGTACGGCAGCAATCCTCAACAACTGGACGGCCGAATGCGGTGATTGCCGTCAGGAACTGGTGTTCATCGGTCAGAACATTGACTTCACCCAGCTGAAGACCGATCTGGACGCTTGCCTGCTGAGCGACGCGGAAATGGCTGAAGGCGCCGAAAGCTGGTGCCAACTGGCAGATCCTTTCGGCCCTTGGCATGACGAAGAGGCGGCTTGA
- a CDS encoding DUF3617 domain-containing protein, with protein sequence MKSRLPMLALVLGVSSPLVHAQMLQPGLWELTTSNMQVDGKALPDMGFMLGQLKNLPPEQRAMIEGGLAKQGISVAGQGVRSCLTPEQVKTNDIPLQDPKSGCAQKITERTGNVWKFTFSCPKAQGNGVATFQSDKEFTTTVNGTFNASGVQQQGSMNTRAVWLGDDCGSVKPRT encoded by the coding sequence ATGAAAAGTCGTCTGCCAATGCTGGCATTGGTCCTGGGTGTATCGAGCCCGTTGGTGCATGCGCAGATGTTGCAACCGGGGTTGTGGGAGCTGACCACCAGCAACATGCAGGTCGATGGCAAGGCGCTGCCGGACATGGGCTTCATGCTCGGCCAGTTGAAGAACCTGCCGCCCGAGCAGCGGGCGATGATTGAAGGCGGCCTGGCCAAGCAGGGGATCAGTGTCGCCGGTCAGGGCGTGCGCTCGTGCCTGACGCCTGAGCAGGTCAAGACCAACGATATCCCGCTGCAAGACCCGAAGTCCGGTTGTGCCCAGAAGATTACCGAGCGCACGGGCAATGTCTGGAAGTTCACTTTCAGCTGCCCGAAAGCGCAGGGTAATGGGGTAGCAACATTCCAGAGTGATAAAGAGTTCACCACCACGGTGAACGGCACCTTCAATGCTTCGGGTGTCCAGCAACAAGGCAGCATGAACACGCGTGCCGTTTGGCTGGGCGACGACTGCGGTAGCGTCAAGCCGCGAACCTAA
- a CDS encoding DUF3301 domain-containing protein yields MLTLGNLSVLMLLATAGAWLWHNHGLREKALERVKQHCAKLDLELLDGNVALKRIGFVRDAQGRKRLARVYNFEFTVTGEQRHPGTVTQFGAHSMQIELAPYPFEIKPAQHADNVIEMNQWRQDHNRWRN; encoded by the coding sequence ATGCTGACCCTGGGTAATCTCTCCGTGCTGATGCTGCTGGCTACAGCTGGCGCCTGGCTGTGGCACAACCACGGATTGCGTGAAAAGGCCCTGGAACGGGTCAAGCAGCACTGTGCAAAACTCGATCTGGAACTGCTCGATGGCAACGTGGCGCTCAAGCGCATCGGTTTTGTCCGCGACGCCCAGGGTCGCAAGCGCCTGGCCCGTGTGTATAACTTCGAGTTCACCGTCACCGGTGAGCAGCGCCACCCGGGCACTGTCACCCAGTTTGGCGCCCATAGCATGCAGATCGAACTGGCGCCCTACCCGTTCGAAATCAAACCGGCACAGCATGCTGACAACGTCATCGAAATGAATCAGTGGCGCCAGGACCATAACCGCTGGCGTAACTAG